One Corynebacterium efficiens YS-314 DNA segment encodes these proteins:
- a CDS encoding glycosyltransferase family 2 protein, which translates to MTVRFVIIRILAVLSVIMGVNYVVWRWMVSVNWEAWWIAVPLVIAETYSLLDTFLFSLTVWKSKQRPRPASPPQGTVDVFITTYNEPIDLVMTTAIAAKNIAYPHNTWVLDDGNRPEMERAAREAGIGYITRSDDWSNKPRHAKAGNLNNALFQTEGEFLLILDADQIPDPLILSNTLGYFADDPDVALVQTPQWFSNVDEADPLGSQAPLFYGPIQQGKDGWNAAFFCGSNAILRREALMRMGIVGYVREITESTQEALKTADRIMAKEIRETTDPELRTELENLRGEIKRARAQIRAGEPVADATYALRRSIDTAADNLLARDFATIQADLDALAQLPVDRDSELDLPVLSETGLDRLATTNLSPPGCGGGSEQASRRPPDRPFR; encoded by the coding sequence GTGACAGTGAGATTCGTGATCATCCGCATCCTGGCGGTGTTGTCCGTCATCATGGGTGTCAACTATGTGGTGTGGCGCTGGATGGTGTCGGTGAACTGGGAGGCGTGGTGGATCGCGGTGCCGTTGGTCATCGCCGAGACCTATTCGCTGCTCGATACCTTCCTGTTCAGTCTCACCGTCTGGAAGTCCAAACAGCGCCCCCGGCCGGCTTCCCCACCACAGGGCACGGTGGATGTGTTCATCACTACCTACAACGAGCCCATTGATCTGGTGATGACCACGGCGATTGCAGCGAAGAACATCGCCTACCCGCACAACACCTGGGTGCTTGACGACGGCAACCGCCCCGAGATGGAACGCGCCGCCCGGGAGGCGGGCATCGGGTACATCACCCGCTCGGATGACTGGAGCAACAAGCCCCGTCACGCCAAGGCCGGCAACCTCAACAACGCCCTGTTCCAGACCGAGGGTGAGTTCTTGCTCATCCTCGACGCAGACCAGATCCCCGACCCCCTGATTCTCAGCAACACCCTCGGGTACTTTGCCGATGATCCCGATGTGGCCCTGGTCCAGACCCCGCAGTGGTTCAGCAATGTCGATGAGGCCGATCCCCTCGGCAGCCAGGCACCCTTGTTCTACGGTCCCATCCAGCAGGGCAAGGACGGGTGGAATGCGGCGTTCTTCTGCGGGTCGAACGCCATCCTGCGTCGTGAGGCCCTGATGCGCATGGGCATTGTCGGGTATGTCCGTGAGATCACCGAGTCCACCCAGGAGGCGTTGAAGACCGCCGATCGGATCATGGCCAAGGAGATTCGCGAGACCACCGACCCCGAACTGCGGACCGAGTTGGAGAACCTGCGCGGGGAGATCAAGAGGGCCCGCGCCCAGATCCGTGCGGGTGAGCCGGTGGCTGACGCGACCTACGCGTTGCGACGTTCCATCGACACCGCCGCCGATAACCTCCTCGCCCGGGATTTCGCCACCATCCAGGCGGACCTGGATGCCCTCGCCCAGCTGCCCGTGGATCGGGACAGCGAACTGGACCTCCCGGTGCTCAGCGAAACCGGCCTGGACCGCCTGGCCACCACCAACCTCTCCCCCCCTGGGTGCGGTGGAGGCAGTGAGCAAGCTTCTCGACGCCCTCCAGATCGACCGTTCCGATGA
- a CDS encoding PP2C family protein-serine/threonine phosphatase, with protein MCLSSTGIVSGGRHRSDWGGNEAPRQDSFCDQTVRRNEPLIVEDASTLPEFADNPFVAGDPHLRFYAGHPLHAPGGEPVGTLCIVDTTPREFNERDRELLSELAYWVEVELDQDQELDNAEVVQRAMISRDTPELPGYTIAAAIIPKGRMSGDYYDLTVIDGRLRITVVDVMGKGLGPALVASGIRGSLRTAPQRPLTEALTEVDCLLDDTVGELGLFATAAHADLDPETGEIELVDAGHGLSFIVSPDGTWLQLRSTQLPLGMGEPDGRTATFAELQPGDTFLCCSDGLLDVLDPADPFPQVERAINTLGPEESVQAAVRLATTDERATDDITVIAIRRDQ; from the coding sequence GTGTGTCTCTCATCGACCGGGATCGTCAGTGGAGGAAGGCACAGATCGGACTGGGGGGGAAACGAAGCCCCACGGCAGGATTCCTTCTGTGATCAAACTGTTCGACGTAACGAGCCACTCATTGTCGAGGATGCCTCCACCCTTCCTGAATTCGCGGACAATCCCTTTGTCGCGGGGGATCCCCATCTGAGGTTCTATGCAGGTCATCCCCTTCACGCGCCGGGTGGGGAACCGGTGGGTACTCTGTGCATCGTTGACACCACCCCGCGTGAGTTCAATGAGCGTGACCGGGAGCTGCTCAGTGAGCTTGCCTACTGGGTGGAGGTGGAGCTTGATCAGGACCAGGAGTTGGATAATGCCGAGGTGGTTCAGCGGGCAATGATCTCGCGGGACACCCCGGAGCTCCCCGGGTACACCATCGCGGCGGCGATCATTCCCAAGGGCAGGATGTCCGGGGATTATTATGATCTGACCGTCATAGACGGGAGACTCCGGATCACTGTGGTCGATGTCATGGGCAAGGGGCTGGGCCCCGCCCTGGTGGCGTCGGGAATCAGGGGATCCCTGCGTACCGCACCACAACGACCCCTGACAGAGGCCCTCACCGAGGTCGATTGCCTCCTGGATGACACCGTGGGGGAGCTGGGGTTGTTCGCCACCGCAGCCCATGCGGATCTTGACCCGGAGACCGGGGAGATCGAACTGGTGGATGCCGGGCATGGCCTCAGTTTCATCGTCAGCCCGGACGGCACCTGGCTCCAGCTCCGGTCCACGCAGCTTCCCCTGGGCATGGGGGAGCCCGATGGGCGTACCGCCACCTTCGCGGAGCTGCAACCGGGGGATACCTTCCTATGCTGCAGTGATGGGCTGCTGGATGTGCTCGACCCGGCTGATCCCTTCCCCCAGGTGGAACGCGCCATCAACACACTCGGCCCCGAGGAGTCGGTTCAGGCTGCGGTTCGTCTGGCCACCACTGATGAGCGGGCCACCGACGATATCACCGTCATTGCCATCAGGAGAGATCAGTGA
- a CDS encoding carboxylesterase/lipase family protein, whose amino-acid sequence MDGSTWKPRPEGPIANSAAGSVLADELVVPTSLGFVKGVRGPGLRTWRGIPYGRNTGGRYRFRAPRPMKRWQGIRDCSVFGDVAPQPTYSWTDRVRGSEDCLNLDIVRPDNNEELPVVVYIHGGSYIMGASSEKALRGYNLVREMGVVYVSINFRLGALGYLDLRSVGEDCVANPALHDQLMALNWIKRNIANFGGDAENITLMGESAGAAGVISLMCVPTAKGLFHRAVVQSAPMATVHSPTQSKLWARELVYRMAMPRDTSLEDLRAESADDIVRAGQSMLWKSGELLYLNSCYGPTVDGTLLPDHPLVMFEEGRQARIPLIIGTNSDETSFSKAFYLRSSARRRSALRMLSVFDPENTEQVLDAYGGAESRSEFAQLLADAIFWAPSVRLAQAHAKFEPTWMYRFDYAPESLRKLGLGAIHSFELNAVFGDHESSRTMGFTRLGGGAEHLENITELVQHHWGEFIRTASPGQGWHRYRAQTDDAPGWGTFIIDVNSRMAWDPRQAKRRAWENYDMLEWGTGRPDLAAELDYLLTQSDEEEPVPGMRWMNLMQMFGAR is encoded by the coding sequence ATGGATGGTTCGACGTGGAAGCCGCGGCCTGAGGGGCCGATCGCCAATAGTGCGGCGGGTTCGGTGTTGGCTGATGAGTTGGTGGTTCCCACTTCGTTGGGGTTCGTGAAGGGCGTCCGGGGGCCGGGGCTGCGGACGTGGCGGGGGATTCCCTATGGTCGCAACACCGGCGGGAGGTACCGGTTCCGGGCGCCGCGTCCGATGAAGAGGTGGCAGGGGATCAGGGATTGTTCGGTGTTCGGGGATGTCGCCCCACAGCCGACGTATTCCTGGACTGACCGGGTCCGGGGGTCGGAGGATTGTCTGAATCTGGATATCGTCAGGCCGGATAATAATGAGGAGCTGCCGGTGGTGGTGTATATCCACGGTGGTTCCTACATCATGGGGGCGTCGAGTGAGAAGGCGCTGCGGGGGTACAACCTGGTGAGGGAGATGGGCGTGGTGTACGTGTCCATCAATTTCCGGTTGGGTGCGTTGGGGTATCTGGATCTGCGGTCGGTGGGGGAGGACTGCGTGGCCAACCCGGCCCTGCATGACCAGCTCATGGCCCTCAACTGGATCAAGAGGAATATCGCGAATTTCGGTGGCGATGCGGAGAACATCACCCTGATGGGTGAGTCGGCGGGGGCTGCCGGGGTGATTTCCCTGATGTGTGTGCCCACCGCGAAGGGGTTGTTCCACCGGGCGGTGGTGCAGTCGGCGCCGATGGCTACGGTGCATTCTCCCACGCAGTCGAAGTTGTGGGCCCGGGAGCTGGTGTACCGGATGGCCATGCCCCGGGATACCTCCCTGGAGGATCTGCGTGCGGAGTCGGCGGATGACATTGTGCGCGCCGGGCAGTCGATGCTGTGGAAGTCGGGGGAGCTGCTGTATCTGAATTCGTGTTATGGCCCGACAGTGGACGGGACGCTGCTGCCGGATCATCCGCTGGTGATGTTCGAGGAGGGCCGGCAGGCGCGGATCCCCCTGATCATCGGGACCAATTCTGATGAGACGTCGTTTTCCAAGGCGTTCTATCTGCGCAGCTCGGCGCGCAGGAGGTCCGCGCTGCGCATGCTCAGTGTGTTCGATCCGGAGAACACCGAGCAGGTGCTGGATGCCTACGGGGGTGCGGAGTCCAGGTCGGAGTTCGCGCAGTTGCTCGCGGATGCGATCTTCTGGGCCCCGTCGGTGCGTCTGGCGCAGGCGCATGCGAAATTCGAGCCGACGTGGATGTACCGGTTTGATTATGCGCCGGAGTCGTTGCGCAAGCTGGGGCTCGGGGCGATCCACTCCTTTGAGCTCAATGCGGTGTTCGGGGATCATGAATCGTCGCGCACCATGGGGTTCACCCGCCTGGGTGGTGGGGCGGAGCATCTGGAGAACATCACCGAGCTGGTGCAGCATCACTGGGGTGAGTTCATCCGCACGGCGTCGCCGGGGCAGGGGTGGCATCGCTACCGTGCCCAGACCGATGATGCGCCGGGGTGGGGCACGTTCATTATTGATGTCAACAGCCGCATGGCGTGGGACCCACGTCAGGCCAAACGGAGGGCATGGGAGAATTATGACATGCTGGAGTGGGGTACGGGACGCCCCGACCTGGCCGCGGAACTCGATTACCTGCTCACGCAGAGTGATGAGGAGGAACCCGTGCCGGGGATGCGCTGGATGAATCTGATGCAGATGTTTGGAGCACGTTGA
- a CDS encoding DHA2 family efflux MFS transporter permease subunit codes for MTATTTPPIPENRAWKALGALSVGLFLTLLDQSLVAVALPRIREDLGASLNQAVWVSAIYLLTFAVPLLITGRLGDRFGQRTVYLAGMALFTAAALACAFAPTIELLILARAFQGLGGSLLNPQPLSIIHRIFAHSRRGAATGVWSAVASSAGLFGPVVGGVLVGAVGWRAVFFVYVPLGLISLVAVARYVPTLPRGASRIDYLSGVVSLIAVLGIVVALQQGPELGFGPLIWLSLAGGIAALVLFVWMQTRSTAPLMPLRLFETHNFSRGAFAVFTLGFTVYSVNLPIMLYLQTAQNMPPETAGLMLVPMGVLSVLMSPVIGRLTDRVAPGTISRIGFASMITAMSLFAVFMIADATPWALLLPILLFGVANAMCWAPNSTISLRDVPQDLVGSVSGVYNTARQVGAVVGAATLGATMQLAVTLTGFGTAMGIAILLTVVPLAAGLAAVSRFR; via the coding sequence ATGACCGCTACCACGACCCCACCGATCCCGGAGAACCGCGCCTGGAAGGCCCTCGGCGCGCTCAGCGTCGGGCTTTTCCTCACCCTGCTGGACCAGTCGCTGGTGGCGGTCGCCCTGCCACGGATCCGGGAGGACCTGGGCGCCAGCCTCAACCAGGCGGTGTGGGTATCGGCGATCTATCTGCTCACCTTCGCCGTGCCCCTGCTCATCACCGGCCGTCTCGGTGACCGTTTCGGGCAGCGCACCGTGTACCTGGCGGGCATGGCGCTGTTCACCGCCGCGGCCCTGGCCTGCGCGTTTGCACCCACCATCGAGTTGCTCATCCTGGCGCGTGCCTTCCAGGGCCTGGGTGGCAGCCTGCTCAACCCGCAGCCGCTGAGCATCATCCACCGCATCTTCGCCCACAGTCGTAGGGGAGCGGCCACCGGTGTGTGGAGCGCGGTCGCCTCGAGTGCCGGTCTGTTCGGGCCGGTTGTCGGTGGTGTGTTGGTGGGTGCGGTCGGGTGGCGTGCAGTGTTCTTCGTCTATGTGCCCCTGGGCCTGATCTCGCTGGTGGCGGTGGCGCGCTATGTGCCCACCCTGCCCCGGGGCGCCTCACGGATTGATTACCTCTCCGGGGTGGTCAGTCTCATTGCGGTCCTCGGCATTGTGGTCGCACTCCAACAGGGACCGGAACTGGGTTTCGGACCGCTGATCTGGCTGTCCCTGGCCGGTGGTATCGCGGCCCTGGTGTTGTTTGTGTGGATGCAGACCCGCTCGACCGCCCCTCTGATGCCGCTGCGCCTGTTCGAGACGCATAATTTCTCCCGCGGCGCCTTCGCGGTGTTCACCCTGGGTTTCACCGTCTACTCGGTGAACCTGCCCATCATGCTCTACCTGCAGACCGCGCAGAACATGCCCCCGGAGACCGCCGGTCTCATGCTGGTGCCGATGGGGGTGTTGTCGGTGCTCATGTCCCCGGTGATTGGTCGGCTCACCGACCGGGTGGCACCGGGGACGATCTCGAGGATCGGGTTCGCCTCCATGATCACCGCCATGTCGTTGTTCGCGGTGTTCATGATCGCCGATGCGACCCCCTGGGCCCTGCTGCTGCCGATCCTGCTCTTCGGTGTGGCCAATGCGATGTGCTGGGCGCCGAACTCCACGATCTCCCTGCGTGATGTGCCGCAGGATCTGGTGGGTTCGGTGTCCGGTGTGTACAACACCGCCCGGCAGGTCGGCGCCGTGGTCGGCGCGGCGACCCTGGGTGCGACCATGCAGCTCGCGGTGACCCTCACCGGTTTCGGCACGGCCATGGGGATCGCGATCCTGTTGACGGTGGTGCCGCTGGCCGCCGGGCTCGCGGCGGTGTCGCGATTCCGCTGA
- a CDS encoding thioesterase family protein, translating into MTINLIDNGPIAVGDTHEFRYTVPGNKAVPDLYPESEEFAAMPRVFATGFFVGLIEWACMDHLKASLPEGAISLGVGVDITHDAPATEGAELVVRVTATGVGKRSAEWSVEVTAGETVQGRGTHKRVVVDREQFTGTVNNLADSFGAIRI; encoded by the coding sequence ATGACCATCAACCTCATTGATAATGGCCCGATCGCCGTCGGCGACACCCACGAATTCCGTTACACCGTCCCCGGCAACAAGGCGGTGCCTGATCTGTATCCGGAGTCGGAGGAGTTCGCGGCGATGCCGAGGGTGTTCGCGACGGGGTTCTTCGTCGGCCTCATCGAATGGGCGTGCATGGACCATCTGAAGGCGAGCCTGCCGGAGGGCGCGATCTCCCTGGGGGTGGGTGTGGATATCACCCATGATGCGCCGGCCACGGAAGGGGCGGAGCTGGTGGTGAGGGTGACGGCCACGGGCGTCGGCAAGCGTTCTGCGGAGTGGTCGGTGGAGGTCACCGCGGGTGAGACGGTGCAGGGACGCGGCACGCACAAGCGGGTCGTGGTGGATCGGGAGCAGTTCACCGGCACCGTCAACAACCTCGCCGACAGCTTCGGCGCTATCCGGATCTGA
- a CDS encoding (2Fe-2S)-binding protein, translating into MSFWNRVVAQYPLFADTLVPGPGARPITVEELAATGTVTAAVAKGQEIFEIAQPKHAGQLWFYTLCNAMVAPSVYAMVEFEQVPSLDLRQGQLHARDEFWFGFVPGAFLGPGEWRLAGQQYGEAIGVVVDKLCEVAGLRPAPLWAVAGDCLAIAASQAGEEAFEEELAREVATELIDGLATAASVPAPRFSADGRYKRAACCMIYHSPNAEMCTSCPHLR; encoded by the coding sequence ATGAGTTTCTGGAACCGGGTTGTGGCCCAGTACCCCCTGTTCGCCGACACCCTGGTGCCGGGGCCCGGTGCCCGGCCGATCACGGTTGAGGAGCTCGCCGCCACGGGGACGGTCACCGCGGCGGTGGCGAAGGGGCAGGAGATCTTCGAGATCGCCCAGCCCAAGCATGCGGGGCAGTTGTGGTTCTACACGCTGTGCAATGCGATGGTTGCCCCCTCGGTGTATGCGATGGTGGAGTTTGAGCAGGTTCCCAGCCTTGATCTCCGGCAGGGGCAGCTGCATGCGCGGGATGAGTTCTGGTTCGGTTTCGTGCCTGGTGCCTTTCTCGGTCCGGGGGAGTGGCGGCTGGCGGGGCAGCAGTACGGTGAGGCGATCGGGGTGGTCGTCGACAAGCTCTGTGAGGTGGCCGGGCTGCGGCCGGCGCCGCTGTGGGCCGTCGCGGGCGACTGCCTGGCGATCGCGGCCTCCCAGGCGGGCGAGGAGGCCTTCGAGGAGGAGCTGGCGCGCGAGGTGGCCACGGAGCTTATCGACGGTCTAGCCACCGCCGCCTCCGTCCCCGCCCCGAGATTTTCAGCGGATGGGCGCTACAAACGCGCAGCGTGCTGTATGATCTACCACTCGCCGAATGCCGAGATGTGCACCTCCTGTCCGCACCTTCGCTGA
- a CDS encoding MFS transporter: MEIWVLVAAAFIIALGYGLIAPILPQFVVTFDVSLAAASAVVSIFAGARLLFAPVSGTLIDRIGSRRVYLSGLLIVAVTTGLVAFAQEYWQILALRGIAGIGSTMFTVSAMGLIVRMAPVEIRGRCSSTYASAFLFGNIIGPVVGAALSTLGMRPPFVIYGASVALAALVVWWKMPKVDDSLRSRADSGVAPLRFMEAVRDSAYRSALVGAFANGWSNFGVRVATLPLFAAAIFTNGGVAAGFAMAAFAAGNALCLQFSGDLSDRIGRKPLIITGLITNALFTATLGFATNIWALCILSALAGAGAGLLNPSQQAVLADVIGSDRAGGKVLANFQMAQDFGAITGPILVGAIAGAFGFQYGFMLCGVIGLLAAVFWMFGRETLPIKQVNTPA, translated from the coding sequence ATGGAGATCTGGGTCCTGGTCGCCGCTGCATTTATCATCGCCCTGGGTTATGGGCTCATTGCGCCGATCCTGCCGCAGTTCGTCGTGACCTTCGATGTCAGCCTCGCCGCCGCGTCCGCGGTGGTGTCCATCTTCGCCGGTGCGCGTCTGCTGTTCGCGCCGGTGTCGGGCACACTCATCGACAGGATCGGATCCCGCCGGGTGTACCTCTCGGGCCTGCTCATCGTCGCGGTGACCACGGGACTCGTCGCCTTCGCCCAGGAGTACTGGCAGATCCTGGCCCTGCGTGGCATCGCGGGTATTGGTTCGACGATGTTCACGGTCTCCGCGATGGGCCTGATCGTGCGGATGGCGCCGGTGGAGATCCGCGGCCGGTGTTCCTCCACCTACGCCTCGGCGTTCCTGTTCGGCAACATCATCGGCCCCGTGGTGGGTGCCGCGCTGTCCACGCTGGGTATGCGTCCCCCGTTTGTCATCTATGGTGCCTCCGTGGCTCTCGCGGCGCTGGTGGTGTGGTGGAAGATGCCGAAGGTGGATGATTCCCTGCGGTCCAGGGCCGATTCCGGTGTGGCCCCGCTGCGGTTCATGGAGGCCGTCCGGGATTCCGCCTACCGCTCCGCGCTGGTGGGCGCGTTCGCCAACGGCTGGTCCAACTTCGGTGTCCGGGTGGCCACCCTGCCGCTGTTCGCCGCGGCGATCTTCACCAACGGTGGGGTGGCGGCCGGTTTCGCCATGGCCGCCTTCGCCGCGGGCAATGCCCTCTGTCTGCAGTTCTCCGGTGATCTGTCCGACCGGATCGGGCGTAAACCCCTCATCATCACCGGTTTGATCACCAACGCACTGTTCACCGCCACCCTGGGGTTCGCCACCAACATCTGGGCCCTGTGCATCCTGTCGGCGCTGGCCGGCGCGGGCGCGGGTCTGCTCAACCCCTCCCAGCAGGCGGTGCTTGCCGACGTCATCGGTTCCGACCGCGCCGGTGGCAAGGTCCTGGCCAATTTCCAGATGGCCCAGGACTTCGGCGCCATCACCGGCCCCATCCTCGTCGGCGCGATCGCGGGTGCCTTCGGTTTCCAGTACGGCTTTATGCTGTGCGGTGTCATCGGTCTGCTGGCCGCGGTGTTCTGGATGTTCGGCCGGGAGACCCTGCCCATCAAACAAGTGAACACACCTGCCTAG
- a CDS encoding ATP-binding protein encodes MTRTLQGKSDLSFVDEILDGVEGLWEEAPHVTDENRMMFMLAVSEIATNLVKHNEGPVSIWVTLSADHDRLEAILQDDAEVLDINWEEIAQASDDDESGRGMALVRSVLHEFHSDGVPPGNRWTLVRNLGHS; translated from the coding sequence GTGACCCGCACCCTGCAGGGTAAATCGGATCTGTCATTTGTCGATGAGATTCTGGACGGCGTGGAGGGCCTCTGGGAGGAGGCTCCCCATGTCACGGATGAGAACCGGATGATGTTCATGCTGGCGGTCAGTGAGATCGCGACCAACCTGGTCAAACACAATGAGGGACCCGTGTCGATCTGGGTGACACTGTCCGCGGATCATGACCGGTTGGAGGCGATCCTCCAGGATGATGCTGAGGTGTTGGATATCAACTGGGAGGAAATTGCGCAGGCCTCTGATGATGATGAATCCGGCCGCGGCATGGCCCTGGTGCGCTCCGTCCTCCACGAGTTCCACAGTGATGGCGTGCCGCCGGGTAACCGGTGGACCCTGGTGCGCAACCTCGGCCATTCCTGA
- a CDS encoding glycosyltransferase family 2 protein translates to MSKLLDALQIDRSDEAQPIQPIATISVTEDMATAMQLHSQGWRSVYHHEILARGLAPDDLRTMLTQRLRWAQGTLQVMLRDNPMVKKGLSAGQRLMYFATMWSYLSGFTAVIYLAAPVIYLVFGVMPVTAWSGDFFVRFLPYFIINQLLFLFVARGMRTWRGQQYSLALFPVWIKACWTATLNVWFGRPLDFAVTKKDGRDERGIPFRQIWPQLTAMVVLVLAMAIGVGRVIVGVADSMGTIVNVLWVIYDLVVLSVILQAAFYRGFTEPAEPEPESVGAAEISKKPEGE, encoded by the coding sequence GTGAGCAAGCTTCTCGACGCCCTCCAGATCGACCGTTCCGATGAGGCCCAGCCGATCCAGCCGATCGCGACCATCTCGGTCACCGAGGACATGGCCACCGCCATGCAGCTTCATTCCCAGGGCTGGCGCAGTGTCTACCATCATGAGATTCTCGCCCGGGGCCTGGCCCCGGATGATCTGCGCACTATGCTCACCCAGCGGTTGCGGTGGGCGCAGGGCACCCTGCAGGTGATGCTGCGTGACAACCCGATGGTGAAGAAGGGCCTGTCCGCAGGGCAGCGACTGATGTATTTTGCCACCATGTGGAGTTACCTCTCCGGTTTCACCGCGGTGATCTACCTCGCGGCACCGGTGATCTATCTGGTCTTCGGTGTCATGCCGGTGACCGCGTGGAGTGGTGACTTCTTCGTGCGTTTCCTGCCGTATTTCATCATCAACCAGTTGCTGTTCCTGTTCGTGGCCCGGGGTATGCGCACCTGGAGGGGGCAACAGTATTCGCTGGCGTTGTTCCCGGTGTGGATCAAGGCGTGTTGGACCGCCACACTCAATGTGTGGTTCGGCCGTCCACTTGATTTCGCTGTCACGAAGAAGGACGGCCGTGATGAACGCGGAATCCCCTTCCGTCAGATCTGGCCCCAGCTCACCGCGATGGTGGTGTTGGTGCTTGCGATGGCCATCGGTGTCGGCCGCGTGATCGTCGGTGTGGCTGATTCCATGGGTACCATTGTCAACGTCCTCTGGGTGATCTACGACCTCGTGGTTCTGAGCGTGATCCTTCAGGCGGCGTTCTACCGTGGCTTTACCGAACCCGCTGAGCCGGAACCCGAATCTGTGGGCGCGGCGGAGATCAGCAAGAAACCTGAAGGAGAATAA
- a CDS encoding STAS domain-containing protein, giving the protein MDLTTTHHDTYAVIAVSGRLTAIGAPIVRKTVTELIEQGTIQIVVDLGETTFVDSSGLGALIGGLKSARVAGGDLRIAAVPDSVMTILKLTNLDRVLRSHPTADAAFSV; this is encoded by the coding sequence ATGGACCTGACCACCACCCACCATGACACCTACGCTGTGATCGCCGTATCGGGGCGTCTGACCGCCATCGGTGCCCCCATTGTGCGCAAGACCGTCACCGAGCTCATCGAGCAGGGCACAATCCAGATCGTGGTGGACCTGGGGGAGACCACGTTTGTTGATTCCTCCGGGTTGGGTGCGCTGATCGGTGGCCTGAAAAGCGCCCGTGTCGCCGGCGGTGACCTGCGTATTGCCGCGGTGCCGGACAGCGTGATGACCATCCTGAAACTGACCAACCTGGATCGGGTGCTGCGGAGCCACCCGACCGCCGATGCTGCTTTCAGTGTCTGA